Genomic window (Ureibacillus composti):
GCTGCACTTGGTGAAAAAGCAAAGCCAGTTATTTCATTCTTTGAAATAGTATCAGATATCTTCTTTAAAATTGTTGGTATGGTTATGCGCTTCTCTCCAATTGGAGCATTCGGTGCAATGGGATATACAATTGGTAACTTTGGTTTAGAATCATTAAAAAGCTTAGGATTATTAATGGTGGCTATTTATATTACAATGTTCTTATTCATTGTCTTTATCCTTGGCGCAATTGCTAAGTTCTATGGAATTAATATCTTTAAATTTATTGCTTACATTAAACAAGAAATTTTCTTAGTAGTTGGTACATCATCATCAGAGTCGGCATTACCATCACTAATGACAAAATTAGAAAAAATGGGATGCTCTAAATCAACGGTTGGTTTAGTAGTCCCAACTGGTTATTCTTTCAACCTAGACGGAACTGCAATTTATTTATCAATGGCGGCTCTATTTATTGCTCAAGCATATAATGTTGAATTATCTTGGATTCAAATTATAACGCTGCTTGGTATCTTAATGGTTACTTCTAAGGGGGCAGCGGGTGTTACAGGGTCTGGATTCATCGTATTAGCCGCAACATTAGCAGCATTCCCTATGATTCCTGTAGAGGGAATCTTCCTATTAATAGGTGTTGACCGCTTCATGTCAGAAGCTCGTGCTGTTACGAACATCATCGGTAATGGTCTAGCAGCAGTTGTTATTTCTAAATCTGAAAAAGAGTTTGACGAAGCACAATACGAAGAATTAAAAGTAGCTCGTTCACATTCTTAATAAACGAAGTCTAGTAAAACAAAAACGTCATTTTCTTAAAAGAAAATGACGTTTTTTTATATAGTAAAATTGATTTCTGTTATGAGAACGCTTTTAGATGCCCTACTTGAGCTAGTCGCTTTACGCCTTAGTCTATTATAAATAAAATATTACACCCCTACACTTTAATTGAACTATATAAAGGTAAATGGCTCTGTATTTACTTTTGATTCAATAAATTGTACAGATAGTTTTTTTTGTGAACAAAGTTCCATCATTTTTTGCGAAACACCTTTTATCATTACTTTTTCTACATGATGACCAGGGTCAACAATATTTAGCCCGATACTTTGTGCATCCTGGGCAACGTGGAAATACATATCTCCTGTTACAAATACATCAGCACCAGATCGTTTTGCAACATGTATATATTTATTTCCATCCCCGCCAACGACAGCCACTTTTTTCACTTTTGCATTTTTATCTCCTACAACTCTCACAGCTGGGACGTCCAATTGCTTTTTAACATGCTTTGCAAACTGTTCTAATGTCATTGGCTCCTTAAGTGTCCCAACACGTCCAAGGCCCATCTGATTTGTTTCTACAGCTAATGTATATAAATCATAGGCAGGTTCTTCATAAGGGTGTACATTTAACATCGCTTTTAATACTTTATTTTTTATTGATGGTGGGAAGACAACTTCAATTTTCTCTTCATCCGTTACTTCAATTTCTCCAATTTCGCCAATAAATGGATCTGCACCCTCTAACGGTCTAAAGCGCCCCTTCCCATCCGTTGAAAAGCTACAAGAATCATAATCACCAATAGCTCCCGCGCCTATTTTCGAAAGTTCAAGACGTAAGCGATCAGCATGGGAGTCTGGTACAAATACAGCTAATTTCATTAAATTTTCACTATATGTTTGCTCTAAGATTTGCTGGTTTTCTAATTGTAATGCGTCAGCTAATAAATCATTTACACCGCCATCAGCTACATCTAAATTAGTATGAGCTGCATAAACAGCAACGTCATTTTTAATTAGCTTCTCATACAATTTACCTGCAGGTGTATCAGTACGTAAGTTTGAGAGTTTTCGGAAGATTGGTGGGTGGTGTGCAATAATTAATTGACAGCCATTTCGAATTGCCTCATCTGCAACCTCTTCATTGACATCAAGTGTTACCAACACCTTTGTTACTTCTTTATTTAATGTCCCAATAGCTAATCCTATCGGGTCATTTTCCATACAAGCCAATTTTTTGGGTGACCAGCTTTCAAATAATTGAATCACTTCTTGTCCGTTTGCCGTCTTCATTCTTTTAATGCCTCCTCAACTAAAGAGATTAGACAATGTAATTCTTCGCGCTTTGCAATAATTTCTTGGCTTGGTTCTGCTTTTTCAATAGAGTTTAACACTCGTTCCCAATTCTCTATTTCTTTTTTCCACTTTTCAATAAATACATCCGATTTTTTTGCTAAAAGAAATTTACCTAATAAAACTTCCTCTTCCGTTAAAGTCATGTTTCCTCTTTGTAGAACAAGGACTTCATATATTTTTCCATCTTCATCTAATATTTCTTCATCAAGGATTGCCCAACCATTTTCTAGTGCCCATTCTCGTATCACCTTTGCATGGATATTGGGTTGTAATATGAGTCTCGTCACTGATTTTAAGGCATCATTACCATTTTCTAGAATCGTTACAATTAGTGGTCCACCCATTCCCGCGATCGTAATCGTATCGACATGATCACTTTCTTGAACTGCCTCTAACCCATCTGCCAATCGCACAGTAATTTTATCCGATAAATTTTCAGCCCTCACTTGCCGAACAGCAGAATCATATGGACCCTTTACAACTTCGCCAGCAATCGCTTTGTTAATGATCCCCTTATGAATTAAATAACAAGGTAGGTATGCATGATCACTGCCAATATCCGCTACTACGGCTCCAGTTGGAACAAATGATGCCACCATTTCTAATCGTTTTGAAAGTTTTTGTGCATTCATTTTTTTATAAACCGCCTTTTTCTATATTTGCCGCTTCTATTATATTAGAAAAACACGAATCATCGCTACTATGCGACAATTCGATTTTTGTTTTCTAATGCTGATTCTCAGAACTTTTCGATCCAATCCGCGAAAAAAATAAATCCTTAGCCTAATGACTAAGGATTTCTTAATGGATTATTTTAATGTTGAAATATAATCAGCAATCGCTTGAGCCTCTTCTGGTGTTTTCAAACCAGGAGTCATTGGTGTACCTTCAATACCGTTTGTTAATACATCCACGATATGTGCAGGATCTTGGCCAATAAGTTTTGGTCCCATACCACCAGTTAAATCACCGCCGTGACAACCGATACATGTGCTTACCAATTCTTCACCGCTTGCTCCACCTTCTGCAGTCGCGCCGCCCTCTTCAGTTGCAGCTTCATCTCCATGAGCAGCGATTTCCTCTTTGTTACCAACACCTTCTAATGACAGGAAGAAAATAAGTCCGATACCGAATGCCATAATTAGGATATAAGGAATGATTGGATTGTTCTTCATATGTTACCCTCCCTTTTTTTATCATTTTTACTTCTATTTAGTATAGAATCTGTTACCATACATTATTGTACTGCATTATTTCAAAAACGAAAAGACCTAAACGGTAACTTTTACAACTATTGTCACAATTGCAACATCTTTACTGATTATTAAGAATATGCCTTGCAATCACCATTTTTTGTATTTCTGATGTGCCTTCACCTATTTCTAATAATTTTGCATCTCTTAAGTATCTTTCCACTTCATACTCTCTCATATACCCATAACCACCATGAATTTGTATCGCTTCATCAGTAATTTCCATTGCTATCTCTGAGGCATAATATTTTGCGATTGCAGCTTCTTTCCCAAAAGCTCTTCCTTGATCTTTTAACCAGGCAGCTTTATAAACCATATTTCTTGCAAGTTCAATTTTCACCGCCATGTCAGCAAGTTTAAATTGAGTTATTTGGAATTCTGCCAACGTTTTCCCAAATTGTTTGCGTTGTTTTGAGTAATTAAGTGCTTTGTCAAATGCTGCTTGTGCAATTCCAACAGCCATGGCAGCTATCCCTATTCTCCCCCCATCTAATGTAATTAAAAACTGTTTAAAGCCATTTCCTCGTTTCCCAAGGAGATTTTTTTCAGAAACTGACACATCTTCAAAAATTAGTTCTGTTGTGTTTGAAGAATTTAAACCCATTTTGTCCGTTATTTCATTTATTGTAAAACCTTTGGAATCCGTTGGAACAATAATCGCACTAATTTCTTTTTTGTCAGCGTTTTGGGCAGTTATTGCAGTTATAGCAATATGCTTTGCATAACTCGCATTGGTTATAAAAACCTTTGAACCGTTGATTAGAAACTCTCCATCTTTTAAAACAGCCTTTGTCTGAGTGCCTCCAGCATCTGACCCTGCATTCGACTCTGTCAAACCAAATGCACCAAAAGACTCCCCTGTACAAATTGGTACTAAATATTTTTCTTTTTGATCGTTTGTTCCAAATAAATGAATAGGTGCGCCACCTAA
Coding sequences:
- a CDS encoding acyl-CoA dehydrogenase family protein, which translates into the protein MHFDLTEEQKMLLKMIKEFADEVVAPEAIERDRNKTFPIKVFKQLADMGIMGLPFPEKFGGAGADTISFAIVTEELSRACASTGITYSAHISLGGAPIHLFGTNDQKEKYLVPICTGESFGAFGLTESNAGSDAGGTQTKAVLKDGEFLINGSKVFITNASYAKHIAITAITAQNADKKEISAIIVPTDSKGFTINEITDKMGLNSSNTTELIFEDVSVSEKNLLGKRGNGFKQFLITLDGGRIGIAAMAVGIAQAAFDKALNYSKQRKQFGKTLAEFQITQFKLADMAVKIELARNMVYKAAWLKDQGRAFGKEAAIAKYYASEIAMEITDEAIQIHGGYGYMREYEVERYLRDAKLLEIGEGTSEIQKMVIARHILNNQ
- a CDS encoding cytochrome c, which produces MKNNPIIPYILIMAFGIGLIFFLSLEGVGNKEEIAAHGDEAATEEGGATAEGGASGEELVSTCIGCHGGDLTGGMGPKLIGQDPAHIVDVLTNGIEGTPMTPGLKTPEEAQAIADYISTLK
- a CDS encoding Nif3-like dinuclear metal center hexameric protein, coding for MKTANGQEVIQLFESWSPKKLACMENDPIGLAIGTLNKEVTKVLVTLDVNEEVADEAIRNGCQLIIAHHPPIFRKLSNLRTDTPAGKLYEKLIKNDVAVYAAHTNLDVADGGVNDLLADALQLENQQILEQTYSENLMKLAVFVPDSHADRLRLELSKIGAGAIGDYDSCSFSTDGKGRFRPLEGADPFIGEIGEIEVTDEEKIEVVFPPSIKNKVLKAMLNVHPYEEPAYDLYTLAVETNQMGLGRVGTLKEPMTLEQFAKHVKKQLDVPAVRVVGDKNAKVKKVAVVGGDGNKYIHVAKRSGADVFVTGDMYFHVAQDAQSIGLNIVDPGHHVEKVMIKGVSQKMMELCSQKKLSVQFIESKVNTEPFTFI
- a CDS encoding dicarboxylate/amino acid:cation symporter — encoded protein: MKLAKNLTFQVITAIILGIIVGAIWPEFGASLKILADLFIKLIKMLIAPIIFLTVAIGIGAMGDMKKVGKIGGKALLYFEIVSTIALAIGIAVALIVNAGHGFDTSAANNADVSQYTTAAAEKDFSLGGFIAEIIPANFVGALANGELLPTLLAAVLFGLAAAALGEKAKPVISFFEIVSDIFFKIVGMVMRFSPIGAFGAMGYTIGNFGLESLKSLGLLMVAIYITMFLFIVFILGAIAKFYGINIFKFIAYIKQEIFLVVGTSSSESALPSLMTKLEKMGCSKSTVGLVVPTGYSFNLDGTAIYLSMAALFIAQAYNVELSWIQIITLLGILMVTSKGAAGVTGSGFIVLAATLAAFPMIPVEGIFLLIGVDRFMSEARAVTNIIGNGLAAVVISKSEKEFDEAQYEELKVARSHS
- a CDS encoding tRNA (adenine(22)-N(1))-methyltransferase TrmK, with translation MNAQKLSKRLEMVASFVPTGAVVADIGSDHAYLPCYLIHKGIINKAIAGEVVKGPYDSAVRQVRAENLSDKITVRLADGLEAVQESDHVDTITIAGMGGPLIVTILENGNDALKSVTRLILQPNIHAKVIREWALENGWAILDEEILDEDGKIYEVLVLQRGNMTLTEEEVLLGKFLLAKKSDVFIEKWKKEIENWERVLNSIEKAEPSQEIIAKREELHCLISLVEEALKE